One genomic region from Pseudodesulfovibrio sp. S3 encodes:
- a CDS encoding class I SAM-dependent methyltransferase: MTTITEAAVTKHVQNYLRDYEDRLGPREPALFERVFTPPLARYTKRLRAIRFTDMDRVLDACCGFGQWTLCLAELNRRVDACDISPVRAEIVNTLAHDLGIDSIKAVQSRLETLPYEDNTFDGAFCYVSLTCTPWKESLQELHRVLKPGGRAYFTANALGYFVRQWVEEPHKTAQRSPRFFTALSLKNTLEYEETGKGPELGQVVVEKDEMRTCLDEIGFTITAMEDEGCIDLTNGEHPPTSFFPGEYNGLTCCYEVIASK, encoded by the coding sequence ATGACCACAATCACTGAAGCAGCAGTCACGAAACATGTCCAAAATTACCTCAGGGACTATGAGGACCGCCTCGGCCCCCGTGAACCCGCGTTGTTCGAGCGGGTCTTCACACCGCCGCTAGCGCGCTACACAAAACGACTCAGGGCCATCCGATTCACCGACATGGACCGGGTACTGGATGCTTGCTGCGGCTTCGGGCAATGGACCCTGTGCCTGGCGGAGCTGAACCGCCGTGTGGATGCCTGCGACATCTCCCCGGTACGCGCAGAAATCGTCAATACCCTGGCTCACGACCTCGGCATAGACTCCATCAAAGCCGTCCAATCCAGGCTGGAGACACTCCCCTATGAGGACAACACCTTTGATGGTGCTTTCTGCTATGTCTCACTCACCTGCACCCCGTGGAAAGAAAGCCTCCAGGAGCTGCACCGGGTCCTGAAACCCGGTGGGCGGGCATACTTCACGGCCAATGCACTCGGCTATTTCGTCCGGCAATGGGTCGAGGAGCCGCACAAGACCGCCCAGCGTTCGCCTCGTTTCTTCACAGCCCTGTCCCTCAAGAACACTCTTGAGTACGAAGAGACCGGCAAAGGCCCGGAACTGGGTCAGGTGGTGGTGGAAAAGGACGAGATGCGGACATGCCTTGATGAGATCGGCTTCACCATAACGGCCATGGAAGACGAAGGATGCATCGATTTGACCAACGGAGAGCATCCCCCGACCAGCTTCTTTCCCGGCGAGTATAACGGCCTGACCTGCTGTTACGAAGTTATTGCATCCAAGTAG